The nucleotide sequence ACACGACTCAGATGCTTCAAGGCTAACCAGAAGCCTCTTTCCTGTGGTCTAGCTTCCACAGCACCAGAAAGTTTTATGCAAGTTGCCAagggaagcaggaaaaaaaacaaaaaaacaaaaagcaaaaaaaaaaaaaaaaaaaaaaaccactcaacAGCGTCACCCAGCTGTGATGCCTGCAAACCAAGATGACCAGCACAGCGAGGCATCCCTAAAAGGAAAGTCAGGGCATCAGCTGTGACGTCCCATATGAGAAAGTCATGGCCTGCAGCACAGAGTTCAGGACACGGTGTCAACACTCTAGCAGGTAAACCAGGCTAGCCAAAACATCAGCCTTAGCGTTAATGTAATGCTTTTCTGTGAAGCCTCAACTGCCTTGCTACCCACCCTGGCTTTTCTTCCTTGTACCTAGGATAGAGACATCAGCAGTGGCTAACCTGACGCTACATACGTGTCAAAGCCCTGCCATCTGCCCCCGTCATGTATGGCATCATATGATGAGTGCACTTCCTCCAGCACATGTCGACAAActtgggggaacgccagggccaaaaagggggagtgggtgggtaggggattgggggagtgggtatgggggacctttgggatagcattgaaaatgtaaacgaggaaaatacctaattaaaaaaaattatcttcagggcaaaatgctttttaaaaaaatgaccttATAATAAACTCTGTAATGGCACAAGTCCACAATTCCAGCAGTCAGGTTTCAGGgccaggatctctgagtttaataAGGATAGCCTGGCTACTCAGGAAGACcttcaggaagaaaaagagacaaacaaacataGGTCGGATGGCACACGCCCatttcagcacttggaagaggcaggtagatctgtgtattcaaggtcatcttggtcctggtctacagagcaagttccagggcagccagggctacacagaaaccctgtctcaaaagcaaaacttcACTTTCAAACAAGAGCCTTTGGCACCCGAGGCTATCTGCACGTGCAGTCAGAATAGGTATTCAAGACCGAATAATCATCAGGACAGTTCTCAGATCTAGAACAGCTCTGAAGCTGGGATCTTCTACTGGCATGACTGAGAAGCGGAGGCTGCAAGTAGGCAGACCGGAGGCACAGCCGCCAGTGAAGTCCTGTAGGGAAAAGGCGGAGAGCAACAAGTACACCGGCCAGTGACCGTGACGAGGAGAACGAGCTTGCCACCCGAGCTTCAAGTGGCAAGCGTGGGGCAGTTCTAGCCTTTCACTCATGGAAGCTTTACTGTGAAAGAGCAAAGTTCAGCTGGGACTGCCTGAGTGAAGGGCCTTTTGTGTCCTGCTATGCTAACTTAACTAGGCCTTTCTTTCATTCCTCATTAAGGTACCCAGATTTAGAGGGGTGCCTAGCACACAGTAAATACTCTAGAACTATCTCCGGATTAGTTTGTATACCCGGGAAGATGTCTCACATCAGAGTGTTTTATATATCTTGGCACTTACAAGAGCTACATAGAAGACTAAAGACACATGGCTTCAAGCCACACCTTGAGCAAGGAGATCCAGGTTTAAGAGAATGACaaacttgtccatgatgctctcgTCTCAGCACAAATCCAGGGAAGTACCTCGAATCCTGAGCAGACTGGACCACGGGTTGGTTGCCTACATGAACCTTAGCTTCTGCCTCTGCAAAACACAAGTTGCAGAGTAACATCGGCATGAAAGGATATGGGGAAACTTAAAGGGTGACATGTAACACACCTGTTAGGCTCTCAAAGCCTCCCTGATTCTGGAGAAGCTCACACAGCAAGTATACACCACCCTGCTTGACTTAAGAGTAATGTCTTAGCGTTACAAgaattgaacagttttattttcagtggtTTAACAAATTTTAATTCAAAAATAGACactctgaaaattaaaaaaaaaaaaaataaagtccaaCAAGCTCTGAATTTACAACAGAGTATACCAAGTCACAAATAATTGCCTCAAAATCCATTTTAGTAATCACATGCaagtattatatttaaaaatgctaTATAGCAACACTGCAGTGCTTCTCAGAGGCCATCAAGCCCTCATATTCTGAAGGTGGGCCAAACCCCCTGCTTGCTGCGCATCACCGAGGGATGGTTTGGACCAGAGCTGGCTGGTCCTCATTATCAATTCTGGTGCTGTACATTAGTTCTtatcacagaaggaaaaacaaacaaacaagatttgGCATCCACAGGACTGTGAAAATTCACTGACTCACCATCCCCTTCACCTGAACACCTAACTCTAACACATCTACCCCGAGCTACTCTAACCACAGGAAGAGCTTCTGGTCTGCTTGACACCTTATGCCTGAAACCCGAATTCCATCTCAAGTTGTGTCTCAGTCAAGAGCAGGACCCACATGTCTGTCCCGGGTTCCTCCTTCCTGCTAGGCTACAAGCGACCCTGAGGAAGGAAGCACCTGCGTGGTTTCCGTTTACTCTAAAGGCACTAAAAGTCTGTCTTACCTCTGAATAGAGAAATGACTTGTCATCACAGCAAAAGACAGTTTGCACCATAAAGCATTTCTGTTCCTACAGAGACTTTATTTGCAAAGCAACACTTGATTATTACTACACACCAGATCTCAGATTCAGGATAgtttaataaatggaaaacatttgaggtttgtttttttttaatgaattatgaTATTAAAAATATAGCTGTCAGGGAACACTTGAAAAGGTGTAAATCAAATCTGTGTCTTAAACAAACAGCACTCAGAGAATGAAAAGCTAATGCTTTCAAGTGTGTCCTTAGGGGCCACACACAtccagagcactggcttctctagaCACGTACTGTCACTAGCCGATGTCTGTAAACTAGGAGGGAGCGATGCTTTAATTTTCTATTAATCAAGTATTCTCAAACAAGCAGAAATCCCCTAAAATGAAAAACCAAGTATTTGTAGATTGCAGGCTGTTGCTACTGACACTGACACTCGTGGGGAAACAAGGCGTGCATGGAATACCAAAGATTTAATTTACATGACAGAAGGAAAAACTGAAACAGCCGCAAAGCGAACTGCAGAGAACAGCTCATCTGTGGAAGTGTGTGCTTCCTTTTCAGGCTTTCTGAGCACCTGGAACGCCTTGAAGGGCCTCAGACACTTAGAACAAGAGTGAGAGGTGGGAATGGGATGTCCAAAGTCAGCCGGACTTCAGACTTTCTCTTCTACAGCTTTTGTGATTCACACTCACCAAAGTTCAGTCTGTGTTTGACATTTTTAAGTTCAGACATATCAAAACCTAGAAGTACAGAAGGCTTGTGAGTTTTTATTGCTTTCATGCAAATATACCTTCTCTTCCCAAAGAATGAAGCCACGTCAATTTTCCACACCCACAAGAGTGAAGACAGCAGCTCCACTTCTTTTCTACTAGGATATGGTCTCCTGTGAAAATAATCTCTAAGGAACTGTTTCTTTTCCTCGTAGGAACGCCCTTCGTACTTGCTGGGGTCCAAGGCTAGCGCCTGCAGTGAGTCTTCACTGGGCCCCGACCCCTCCGTCCTGATTTCACTCTTCTGTCTCTTCAAAGGCACAGCGCCCAGACCTTTCTCTGAACCCGAACTTGCATCAGCATCTAGGGTGAGCTGGggctcctccccatccctctggTCTTCCGGCCCTAAATGGCCTTCAGGCAGCTTTCTCTTTACAGGAAAGGTGGACTCAGGGATCACGTCCCCATTGACCATCAGCAGTTCACTGCTCTCAATAAATCCGGGCTGGACTTGCAGGTCTGAGCTGCTGTCCTTGGGAGCACTTCTACAACGGAGCAAATGGACAGCGATGGCGCCTAAGGTCATGTTTCCAGTGTAGACCCCGCAACAGTGGATGCACTTAAAGGCCGGAGACCTGAGCATTGTATGGACTGTGGGCATGACATGGTGCCTCTCCTTCAAGTGTAGCTCATAGGCATCCGCGGTCATAAATGTGCTCAAACAAAATGGGCAGGTCAGCTTCTGTTTGTTAGGTATCTTTGGTGCAACCTCAGGCTGAGGCCTCACCTTAACATACACAGGTACCAGCGACTTGGAGTGTATTCCAGCAAGGATAGCCAGGTACACTTCTCGCTCTCCAAGTTTCTCTCGTGGCAGTATGGTGATGAAATCGAGATGAGGGAAGAGCAGGTTCCCATTAGCATCCAGGTCCAGTTGGAAGCCTCTGTTACTGTAATCCATAGACAGTCTCTTCTTGCCcaggtgcttagtcctgctgtgcTCCACAAGGCCCCGGACATCATGAAAAGTGCACGGACAAAACAGGCAGCCCAGGCCATGCATGAGCAAATGGtgcatcagctcctcctgcgAGACCAGGCACTTACAAGACAGGCAGCGCACTGTCTTCTCTCGCATCCACTTCAGAAATGGGGCACATGCAGCAAGCTTTTCAGGCTCAAGTTTCTCACTAGACTTGGACTCGCTCTGCTTGTGAGCCACTTCCATGTGAACCTGGTAGACATTGGCAGGAAAGAGTTCATTGCAAACCTGGCAGAGCTGAGCCTCACTCTGCTTGTGAGCCACTTCCATGTGAACCTGATAGACATTGGAAGGGAAGAGCTCGTTGCAAACCGGGCATGTTTTCCACTGCTTCGCCTGTTTGAGTGCCTGATTTGCATCTGCCAGCGGCGGGGTAGCCTGCACAAACACACTAGGGGCAGGGCTCACCAACACCTGTGGAGAGGGCAGGCTGGGCAAGGAGCTGCCCATCTGTGTGCCCGAGCCTGAGGGCAAGAACTGCACTGGCACCTGGGGTGGCGGTCCAACAGCTGCAAGGCCTCCACCAGAGGGCACCGGCAGAGTGACAGACACGGGGGCCAGTGTATACGTGGGGATTCCATTCACCTGTTTCCCAGTAGGAATGAGCTGTCTGAGAATAGAGCCTGAAGTAAAGAAAGTAGTGTTTTGTGACGTTCCAGCTCTCACCGGCTGGCTCATAGGCAGGATGCTGGTGCTGACAGACGGGCTGAGCTGCAGTACCCCAGGCCTCACTGGGGGGCCCACAGGAAGCACTCCTGGTGTTACTGGCTGGCCGAGCTGAAGAACGCCAGAGTTTACACCCTGATTCACAGGGACAACTCCCGAGGGGACAGTCTGGTTTGAGGAAAGCAGCCCAGATGGCACCACCTGGCCTGCAGGGAGAACCCTCAAGGGCACTGTCTGGCCAGGAGGAAGACCTCGAGAAGGAGCTGTCTGGCCAACAGGAAGAGTTGATGACTGAACCACCTGGCCAGTGGGTAAGACCCCAGAAGTGGCTGTCTGACCAGGGATCACTCCAGCAGGGGTCACCTGACCTGCAGGAAGGACTCCTGATGGAACTGCTCGACCTACAGAAATCACTCCAGGAGATGTAGCCTGGAGAACCCCCGAGTTAACAGAGGGACCCATAGGCAAGACAGCAGGCCCCACAGGTCTGTTCATGGGCCCCATGGGCTTAGTGAGGGGTAAAAGTCCAGGGCGGACAGCTTGGTTCACGGAGCACATGGCTTGGTTCACAGGAAGGATGCTTGTTCCAACAGACTTATTCACAGGCCCAACTGGCTGAGTCAGGGGCAGCACAGCAGTATTCACAGGCTGATTAAGTGCAACactgtgagagagaaagacaggcgGGGGAGCTGACTGCTGCAGGCTGAGGCTACTCTGGCACACAGGCAAAGAGCTGGAGACCAAAGCTACGTGAGACTGGGCAGTGGTAGGTGGGGAGTGTGTAAGGCTCCCAGAAGTGCCTGGGGTCACAGTCACTGACTGCACAGTGCCAGAGCTTTGACTGTTCTGTGGCAAAGCAAGCTGGAAGCAGGGTGGAGGGGCCGCAATGCTCGGAGCACTGCTGTTGGGCGGTAAAGCCAAGTGGGTCACTGGTTTTGGAGCAATATGCATCTGCTTCAGAAACCCAGTCCTCTTGATGTGTTCTGAGATCACAGACCTCAGCTTATTCTCCAAGTCCCTATGTGCATCTGATGTCAAAATGTGATACATCAGGGCGTCCTGACTACTGGCGATGGCACTGCATTTTTTACAGTAGTACTTGTCAAATGGCAGGATTTTATCCACAGAAACAGGATCGCTTGCTTTTGGTTGCTCTCCTGTTTCCTCAGTTCGCAAACCAAAGTAGGAGTTAATTAAGTAATTGAAATGGGCCACCAGCACGTGCTTCTTCATGCTGTAGTACAGAGTGTTGGAAAAGTTACACTTTAGACACGTGAAGCTTATCACGTCACTCCTGGATGTCTTCGTCTCACCCAGAatgttcactgtgtagctctggactTTGCGTGCAGGCGCGTGGAACATTCTGAAGTGCTTGCCCACCACCCTGGGCTGGGAGGAGAACGGGCAGTTGGGGCAGGGGATCATCAGCTCCTGGTCAGCCTCATCTTCATGATATCGATGCAGGTGATTTTTGAGGGAAGTGAGCACCTTTGTTGAGTACCTACAGAGACTACAGCAGTATGGTTTTGTCCGGTATCTCTGCCAAAAGAGAAGAGAGTCTTAGACAGAGGAACAAGTCACCAGGCCTCCCTTAAACTCTCCATCTGTGTGCTTCACTGCCAAGATCCCAGCTCGGAGGACAGTGCGCTCTCCCAGCTGACGCTTCCGACTGGAAGGCCATGTTGCAGTGCCCTGCTaactcatcaactcctattaacTTAAGGGCTATAGAAACAATGGATTTAGTCCAAACTCCTCACTTGCTGACTCTAAGCAATCACCTAAACCCACTTCTCTCAGAAGTTCAATCTGTACTCCATCCTGTCCTTTAAATAAAACACATCAACAGAAATAAACTTAGTGAATTTTCTGCCATTAAGTTCTTTCCCTCCGCCTTCCCATCACTTTCCCCTTTGCTCCAAATTGTCAAACTTGGAATTCAGCTACAATTGGCCTGGCTTCCAACTTGTAAGACCGTCTTAATTGTATTTTCCCCATTCCGTGAGACAAGTAAGATCTAGGGTACATGGATGCACTAAGAAGACAGGCTTGTTATCCCAACTACTCAAGAAGAAATCAGAGGGCAGAATGcataaggccaacctgggcaacatGGTAAAACCCTGTCTGTGatggacaaataaataaatgaatgaataaaaacacAGATTAGAGACACAGATCAATAGTGGAGAGCTTCCTAAACACGTAAAACAGATGACACCCACACACcactaaaggggggggggggttacataTAGTTAGAAGGGTGTCCTAGTCAgggttattgctgtgatgaaaacaccatgaccaaaaagcaaactggagagggagaggtttatttcagcttaaacTTCAAGGTAAcattccatcactgagagaagtcagggcaggaactgttgcagaggccatggggccGTACTAGGTTCATCACaaattgctcagcctgctttcttacagaacccataatgggctgggccctcccccatcaatcactaattaacaaGATGCCTCACAGCCAGAACTTGTGGAAGgaagcattttctccattgaagtTCTTTCCTTGTAGAGGAAAGCTGAcaaaaaaaactagccagcacagaggCAGTCATGGTAGAAAGGTCTGGGGGAGTAGGAATAGGAAGCAGAGTGTATGGTATCAAAATATGTTgatattgatgtgtgtgtgtgtgtgtgtgtgtgtgtgtgtgtattcaggacCCAAGAATCACTTGCATTAAGGAAAGCTGTCACTTTTACAACAGTGACTCATGTTCTCTAAAATAGCTAGGAGAGTATATGGAAGCCTCCAGTCTCACTCAAGTCCAGAGACCCAGAGCATAGAAACCACACAACTCCTTCCCCGGTGTCAAGATGAAAGCAGACTATATCTACTTTGGAGGCCCACAGTAGACTGTGGCACCAGCAACCCAGAGGGGCCCATCCTTGCTGAAACTGTGGTCTCATAATCTCTCTAGTAAAGATATACTTCTTCCACTCTCTTCTAATATCATCCCTCTCCTCAGGCCTCGTAAGGTATATGATATGATACACAATTTAACATCATATTAATGACTTTCAGTAGACAGTAGAACTGTGTTCTAGGATTTTTGAGGACCTACAATAACCTCAGGCAGTAGTCACaaactgaagagaaagcagaaagaaaacttACTTCCAATGTTTCTAAGAGACACACTTTTCCATAGTTAACACAGCTGAAACCCAGACTTACTTTAGAACTAAAGGCAACAGTAATTAAGGTCACAGTTTCAATAGAAGGGCAGACCTTCTGATGGTCAAGCAAAGAGTGAAGGGAACTGGTACTGAGTGCCTACTACATTACCAATGTTGAATAAATCTTCAAGGGTGGCCAAGGTTCTGAAAGGCCCATTAGCAGGGTCACCAAAAGGAAAAGATGACAACATTTACTTCATAGGAGCAAGAAGCTGCAACTCCTAGAAGACTCTGCTAAAGGTTTCAGTTCTAAAGTAGCCATGTGAAGAGCTGAGCAGGCTCTGTAAACATCTGATAAAGATCACACGCCAGGACATAAGGAACAGGTTCAAATCtcatacaatacaatacaacacAATACAActcaatacaatacaatacacaaCAGACTTTCACAAGCTCATCAGAGAGCATCTCTGAACGCCAAGGCAGCAGTGGACAGCAGCTCACACCGCCCAGCAGCAGCAAGATGGACACGGACCCGAAGGCAGTGCTCCCTCACACGCATGCTCCTAACGGAGGAGCCAAACAGCCTGGCCATGCCAGCTGGAGACAGCTACCCAGGGATCAGAAAGGCATATATCCTTAAGTCCTACACGAGCAGGCCAAAAAGAACACAAAGCATACAAGCCATCAGAAAGCTGAAAGCATCATCCACCTGACAGTACTCTCGGAACTCAGGGCTGCCAAAGTGTCCGAGCATGGTGTCATCTCCAATCAAGTGCACACTCCACGTCTCCACAGCCTAAGGTCTGTCCTCTGAAACCAATCAGCTGCGACTGTTCTCTTCCCCAAAGAGCCTCATGTGACTGGATTCCCCAACCTGGTTTAGTATAAGCCACATCGGCCGGCCGACCGGCCAGCATGTTGGCGATATTCCTGTGGCCATGCCAACCCTCTTCCTAAATCCTATTTCCCCAAAGGAGGAAACAACATGGGGATATCAGATCAGTATTACACTTGGTGCACACTCTGTTTTCCCAGAGCACAGAAGCTGTCTAATACATAAATCTCTATTATCTCAAGCTATTATTAtaacttatttaaaaattgttttaatttgtttaatgtgtatgtatatacgtgATTACAGA is from Mus musculus strain C57BL/6J chromosome 18, GRCm38.p6 C57BL/6J and encodes:
- the Adnp2 gene encoding activity-dependent neuroprotector homeobox protein 2 isoform X2, producing MFQIPVQNLDNIRKVRKRVKGILVDIGLDSCKELMKDLKSFDPGEKYFYNTSWGDVSPWEPSGKKARYRTKPYCCSLCRYSTKVLTSLKNHLHRYHEDEADQELMIPCPNCPFSSQPRVVGKHFRMFHAPARKVQSYTVNILGETKTSRSDVISFTCLKCNFSNTLYYSMKKHVLVAHFNYLINSYFGLRTEETGEQPKASDPVSVDKILPFDKYYCKKCSAIASSQDALMYHILTSDAHRDLENKLRSVISEHIKRTGFLKQMHIAPKPVTHLALPPNSSAPSIAAPPPCFQLALPQNSQSSGTVQSVTVTPGTSGSLTHSPPTTAQSHVALVSSSLPVCQSSLSLQQSAPPPVFLSHSVALNQPVNTAVLPLTQPVGPVNKSVGTSILPVNQAMCSVNQAVRPGLLPLTKPMGPMNRPVGPAVLPMGPSVNSGVLQATSPGVISVGRAVPSGVLPAGQVTPAGVIPGQTATSGVLPTGQVVQSSTLPVGQTAPSRGLPPGQTVPLRVLPAGQVVPSGLLSSNQTVPSGVVPVNQGVNSGVLQLGQPVTPGVLPVGPPVRPGVLQLSPSVSTSILPMSQPVRAGTSQNTTFFTSGSILRQLIPTGKQVNGIPTYTLAPVSVTLPVPSGGGLAAVGPPPQVPVQFLPSGSGTQMGSSLPSLPSPQVLVSPAPSVFVQATPPLADANQALKQAKQWKTCPVCNELFPSNVYQVHMEVAHKQSEAQLCQVCNELFPANVYQVHMEVAHKQSESKSSEKLEPEKLAACAPFLKWMREKTVRCLSCKCLVSQEELMHHLLMHGLGCLFCPCTFHDVRGLVEHSRTKHLGKKRLSMDYSNRGFQLDLDANGNLLFPHLDFITILPREKLGEREVYLAILAGIHSKSLVPVYVKVRPQPEVAPKIPNKQKLTCPFCLSTFMTADAYELHLKERHHVMPTVHTMLRSPAFKCIHCCGVYTGNMTLGAIAVHLLRCRSAPKDSSSDLQVQPGFIESSELLMVNGDVIPESTFPVKRKLPEGHLGPEDQRDGEEPQLTLDADASSGSEKGLGAVPLKRQKSEIRTEGSGPSEDSLQALALDPSKYEGRSYEEKKQFLRDYFHRRPYPSRKEVELLSSLLWVWKIDVASFFGKRRYICMKAIKTHKPSVLLGFDMSELKNVKHRLNFGECESQKL
- the Adnp2 gene encoding activity-dependent neuroprotector homeobox protein 2 isoform X3; translated protein: MIPCPNCPFSSQPRVVGKHFRMFHAPARKVQSYTVNILGETKTSRSDVISFTCLKCNFSNTLYYSMKKHVLVAHFNYLINSYFGLRTEETGEQPKASDPVSVDKILPFDKYYCKKCSAIASSQDALMYHILTSDAHRDLENKLRSVISEHIKRTGFLKQMHIAPKPVTHLALPPNSSAPSIAAPPPCFQLALPQNSQSSGTVQSVTVTPGTSGSLTHSPPTTAQSHVALVSSSLPVCQSSLSLQQSAPPPVFLSHSVALNQPVNTAVLPLTQPVGPVNKSVGTSILPVNQAMCSVNQAVRPGLLPLTKPMGPMNRPVGPAVLPMGPSVNSGVLQATSPGVISVGRAVPSGVLPAGQVTPAGVIPGQTATSGVLPTGQVVQSSTLPVGQTAPSRGLPPGQTVPLRVLPAGQVVPSGLLSSNQTVPSGVVPVNQGVNSGVLQLGQPVTPGVLPVGPPVRPGVLQLSPSVSTSILPMSQPVRAGTSQNTTFFTSGSILRQLIPTGKQVNGIPTYTLAPVSVTLPVPSGGGLAAVGPPPQVPVQFLPSGSGTQMGSSLPSLPSPQVLVSPAPSVFVQATPPLADANQALKQAKQWKTCPVCNELFPSNVYQVHMEVAHKQSEAQLCQVCNELFPANVYQVHMEVAHKQSESKSSEKLEPEKLAACAPFLKWMREKTVRCLSCKCLVSQEELMHHLLMHGLGCLFCPCTFHDVRGLVEHSRTKHLGKKRLSMDYSNRGFQLDLDANGNLLFPHLDFITILPREKLGEREVYLAILAGIHSKSLVPVYVKVRPQPEVAPKIPNKQKLTCPFCLSTFMTADAYELHLKERHHVMPTVHTMLRSPAFKCIHCCGVYTGNMTLGAIAVHLLRCRSAPKDSSSDLQVQPGFIESSELLMVNGDVIPESTFPVKRKLPEGHLGPEDQRDGEEPQLTLDADASSGSEKGLGAVPLKRQKSEIRTEGSGPSEDSLQALALDPSKYEGRSYEEKKQFLRDYFHRRPYPSRKEVELLSSLLWVWKIDVASFFGKRRYICMKAIKTHKPSVLLGFDMSELKNVKHRLNFGECESQKL